Proteins from a genomic interval of Benincasa hispida cultivar B227 chromosome 7, ASM972705v1, whole genome shotgun sequence:
- the LOC120081297 gene encoding uncharacterized protein LOC120081297, with protein sequence MGLVVVISLPLIFFCLLLGFGCYFLGRAKGRQDIRTNAQIFGVPTPPPGSGAAHSPSSQQPVFKPDNSTNV encoded by the coding sequence ATGGGTTTGGTGGTGGTGATTTCTCTGCCATTGATTTTCTTCTGCTTGTTGCTCGGTTTCGGGTGTTACTTTCTAGGCCGAGCGAAAGGGAGACAAGACATACGGACTAATGCGCAGATATTCGGTGTGCCCACGCCACCCCCTGGTAGCGGTGCAGCTCATTCACCATCTTCACAGCAGCCGGTTTTCAAACCTGATAATTCCACCAATGTTTGA